One window from the genome of Candidatus Limnocylindrales bacterium encodes:
- the rlmN gene encoding 23S rRNA (adenine(2503)-C(2))-methyltransferase RlmN — protein sequence MTATEKPEPAASEDFVRDPLPDRPAPRAAQGTPQGVVPETAKRAVQATRRTNIRSLTLEEIGQWCEARGFPAYRASQLAGWLYNRPPCDVADMHNLPAVLRSALEEDFDVSRPSRALLRESNDGTRKLLVGLADERVVESVVIPRDQRTTLCISSQVGCALGCGYCATARLGLVRNLEPFEIVGQVMMGREVAAPELLTNYVFMGMGEPLANYDRLVRALEIMTSPWGLGISPRRITVSTVGLVPQLERLVRETDVHIAISLGSAIDDVRDGLMPINRRYPLSELIGACRRLELPRRKRITFEYTLLAGINDNLAAADAIVRLLAGLPVKLNLIPFNEWDGCEYRRPDDERVLAFQERVLASGIHTTVRASRGRDIQAACGQLAARGS from the coding sequence ATGACGGCAACGGAAAAGCCCGAGCCCGCAGCCAGCGAGGACTTCGTGCGTGATCCGCTGCCCGATCGCCCGGCGCCGCGCGCTGCGCAGGGAACTCCGCAAGGAGTCGTGCCCGAAACTGCGAAACGAGCTGTCCAGGCAACGCGCCGCACGAACATCCGCTCGCTGACGCTCGAAGAGATCGGCCAGTGGTGCGAGGCCCGGGGCTTTCCGGCGTACCGCGCGTCGCAGCTTGCCGGCTGGCTCTACAACCGGCCGCCGTGCGACGTCGCCGACATGCACAACCTGCCGGCGGTGCTGCGCAGCGCGCTCGAGGAGGATTTCGACGTATCGCGGCCGTCGCGCGCGCTGCTGCGCGAGTCGAACGACGGCACGCGCAAGCTGCTCGTCGGCCTCGCCGACGAGCGCGTCGTCGAAAGCGTGGTCATTCCGCGCGACCAGCGCACCACGCTGTGCATCTCGAGCCAGGTCGGCTGTGCGCTCGGCTGCGGATACTGCGCGACGGCGCGCCTCGGCCTGGTGCGCAACCTCGAGCCGTTCGAGATCGTCGGACAGGTGATGATGGGACGCGAAGTCGCCGCGCCCGAGCTGCTGACCAACTACGTGTTCATGGGAATGGGCGAGCCGCTCGCCAATTACGACCGCCTCGTGCGCGCGCTGGAGATCATGACGTCGCCGTGGGGTCTCGGCATCTCGCCGCGCCGTATCACGGTTTCGACCGTCGGCCTGGTGCCGCAGCTCGAACGGCTCGTGCGCGAGACCGACGTGCACATCGCGATCTCGCTCGGTTCGGCCATCGACGACGTGCGCGACGGGCTGATGCCGATCAATCGGCGCTACCCGCTGTCCGAGCTGATCGGCGCGTGCCGCCGCCTCGAGCTTCCGCGCCGCAAGCGCATCACGTTCGAGTACACGCTGCTGGCCGGCATCAACGACAACCTTGCGGCCGCCGATGCGATCGTGCGGCTGCTGGCGGGCCTGCCCGTCAAGCTCAACCTCATTCCGTTCAACGAATGGGACGGCTGCGAGTACCGGCGGCCGGACGACGAGCGCGTGCTCGCGTTCCAGGAACGCGTGCTGGCGTCGGGCATCCACACCACGGTTCGTGCCAGTCGCGGCCGCGACATCCAGGCGGCCTGCGGACAGCTCGCGGCGCGCGGCAGCTGA